The following coding sequences are from one Nicotiana tabacum cultivar K326 chromosome 1, ASM71507v2, whole genome shotgun sequence window:
- the LOC107773095 gene encoding beta-amylase 3, chloroplastic: MTLAVHSSTSFINIKETKGIKTPDDFLGMVSFAQTKPSCLLITKSSMQEAHLSHERVIGNPIEGRKNEKREKLHVLTTTHSNNSTAVPVFVMLPLDTVTMGGKLNKPRLMNASLIALRSAGVEGVMVDAWWGLVEKDGPHKYNWEGYAELVKMCKEHGLKLQVVMSFHQCGGNVGDSCSIPLPPWVLEDIGKNPDLVYTDRSGRRNPEYISLGCDMLPVLNGRTPIQVYADYMRSFRERFNDYLGDVIVEIQVGLGPCGELRYPSYPESNGTWRFPGIGEFQNYDKYMRASLAASAKAAGKDDWGQGGPHDSGKYNQFPEDTGFFQNDGTWNSEYGKFFLEWYSGKLLEHGDRILGAAESIYQGTGAKLSGKVAGIHWHYNTRSHAAELTAGYYNTRDTNGYLPIARMFGKHHVVFNFTCMEMRDGEQPQSANCSPEGLVRQVKKATRTSEVELAGENALERYDGGAYSQVLATSRSDSGNALSAFTFLRMNKRLFEPENWQNLGQFVKSMSEGGRNARRPECDSSRADLYVGFIKKTHSMKVQEIALV, from the exons atgactTTAGCAGTTCATTCTTCAACTTCTTTTATCAATATAAAAGAAACCAAAGGTATTAAAACACCTGATGATTTCTTAGGCATGGTTTCGTTTGCACAAACGAAGCCATCTTGCCTTCTCATAACAAAGAGTTCCATGCAAGAAGCTCACCTCTCTCATGAGAGAGTTATCGGTAATCCCATAGAAGGgaggaaaaatgagaaaagagaaaaacttcATGTGCTAACAACTACTCACAGCAATAACAGTACAGCAGTACCTGTTTTTGTGATGCTGCCACTTGATACCGTAACCATGGGAGGGAAATTGAACAAGCCGCGATTGATGAATGCGAGTTTGATTGCCTTGAGAAGTGCTGGAGTTGAAGGAGTAATGGTGGATGCTTGGTGGGGTTTGGTTGAAAAAGATGGACCCCATAAGTATAACTGGGAAGGTTATGCTGAGCTTGTCAAGATGTGTAAAGAACATGGCTTGAAACTTCAAGTTGTCATGTCTTTTCACCAGTGTGGTGGAAATGTTGGAGACTCTTGCAG TATTCCCCTACCTCCGTGGGTACTTGAAGATATCGGGAAGAATCCAGATCTCGTCTACACAGATAGATCAGGCAGGAGAAATCCAGAGTATATTTCCTTAGGTTGTGATATGTTACCAGTACTCAATGGAAGGACACCCATTCAGGTATACGCTGACTATATGAGGAGCTTCAGAGAAAGATTCAACGATTACTTGGGAGATGTCATAGTG GAGATTCAAGTGGGATTGGGTCCGTGTGGGGAGCTAAGATATCCATCCTATCCGGAAAGCAATGGTACTTGGAGATTTCCTGGAATTGGAGAATTCCAGAACTATGACAAG TACATGAGAGCTTCATTGGCAGCATCTGCCAAGGCGGCAGGAAAGGATGACTGGGGCCAGGGAGGGCCTCATGACTCAGGAAAGTACAACCAATTTCCTGAGGATACTGGATTTTTCCAAAATGATGGAACATGGAACAGTGAATATGGAAAATTCTTCCTAGAGTGGTATTCAGGAAAGCTACTGGAGCATGGCGACAGGATCCTAGGAGCAGCAGAAAGTATATACCAAGGAACTGGGGCTAAACTATCTGGAAAGGTAGCTGGGATTCATTGGCATTACAATACTAGATCACATGCTGCAGAGCTAACAGCAGGATACTACAATACGAGAGACACAAATGGGTATCTACCTATTGCACGTATGTTCGGGAAACATCATGTTGTATTTAACTTTACATGTATGGAAATGAGGGATGGTGAACAGCCCCAGAGTGCAAATTGCTCACCAGAAGGCTTAGTTCGACAAGTAAAAAAAGCAACTAGAACTTCTGAAGTAGAACTTGCTGGAGAAAATGCTCTAGAGAGGTATGATGGTGGAGCATATTCTCAAGTTTTGGCAACAAGCAGGTCAGATTCTGGAAATGCATTGAGCGCATTTACATTCCTAAGAATGAACAAACGCTTGTTTGAGCCAGAAAATTGGCAGAATTTAGGGCAATTCGTGAAAAGCATGTCAGAAGGAGGCCGAAATGCTAGACGTCCAGAGTGTGACTCAAGCAGGGCAGACCTCTATGTAGGATTTATCAAAAAGACTCATTCTATGAAAGTTCAAGAGATAGCACTAGTGTAA